In Nitrosophilus labii, the following proteins share a genomic window:
- a CDS encoding succinyldiaminopimelate transaminase has translation MRFEKYPFEKLNELLSDIEPNESCHPIVLTIGEPQFETPKFIQDELCKNASLLNKYPKSAGEDVLKEAILEFIENRYSLKLKFSQIIPTFGTREVLFNFPQFLLKEKLSPKMAFTNPFYQIYEGAAKACGAKIFYLNLTKENGFKPKIDEKTLKEVDFVIINSPNNPTGSVMEMDELKEWVKAALEYNFVLLNDECYSEIYDFAPPASLLEASLEVGNSEFKNILVVNSISKRSSAPGLRSGFIAGDEKILQDYMRYRTYVGCASPLPLQMAATKAWRDETHVVKNRDIYRKNFKLAKEILGVLPPKATFYLWLEVGDDLEFTKKLYKEYNVKVLPGSFLGREGIGKGYVRIALVYSEKKTKEALQRLKEAMKGEKF, from the coding sequence ATGAGATTTGAAAAATACCCTTTTGAAAAGCTCAATGAGCTTTTGTCAGATATAGAGCCCAACGAAAGTTGCCATCCTATAGTTTTGACTATAGGGGAACCTCAGTTTGAAACTCCTAAATTTATTCAGGATGAGCTGTGCAAAAATGCTTCTTTGTTGAACAAATATCCAAAAAGTGCCGGAGAAGATGTTTTAAAAGAGGCAATATTAGAGTTTATAGAAAATAGATACTCTCTAAAACTGAAATTTTCTCAAATCATACCGACCTTTGGAACTAGAGAGGTGCTTTTTAATTTTCCTCAATTTTTACTAAAGGAGAAACTATCTCCGAAAATGGCCTTTACAAACCCTTTTTATCAGATATATGAAGGTGCGGCGAAAGCTTGTGGCGCGAAGATTTTTTATCTAAATCTAACCAAAGAGAACGGTTTTAAACCTAAAATTGACGAAAAAACTTTAAAAGAGGTAGATTTTGTCATCATAAACTCTCCCAATAATCCCACAGGTTCGGTTATGGAGATGGATGAGCTCAAAGAGTGGGTAAAAGCCGCTTTAGAATATAACTTTGTTTTATTAAACGATGAGTGTTATAGCGAAATATACGATTTTGCTCCTCCAGCGTCGCTATTGGAAGCTAGTTTGGAGGTTGGAAACAGTGAATTTAAAAATATTTTAGTAGTTAACTCTATCTCAAAAAGAAGCTCAGCGCCCGGACTTAGAAGCGGTTTTATAGCGGGAGATGAAAAGATTTTACAAGACTATATGCGCTATAGAACCTATGTAGGTTGCGCTTCTCCTTTGCCTTTGCAGATGGCTGCGACAAAAGCTTGGAGAGATGAGACTCACGTGGTTAAAAATAGAGACATATATAGAAAAAATTTTAAACTAGCAAAAGAGATTTTGGGAGTTTTACCTCCAAAGGCTACTTTTTATCTCTGGTTGGAAGTAGGAGATGATTTAGAATTTACTAAAAAACTTTATAAAGAGTATAACGTAAAAGTTTTGCCCGGTTCTTTTTTGGGTAGAGAGGGAATAGGTAAAGGATATGTTAGAATTGCTCTTGTATATAGTGAGAAAAAAACAAAAGAGGCGTTACAAAGACTTAAAGAGGCAATGAAAGGAGAAAAGTTTTAA
- a CDS encoding ChaN family lipoprotein, whose product MRVFIFLFLPVFIWASVCRYELDIKFENGKIFGKAFLDFNKSIELDPTKAKISSIKNGSLLLSDYPKYLKTSKKPLEIEFSYKTRPIMGTLMLLDSWYPKVEKRCTYNVKVDFGKYIPIMQYTSKKEDRFVFDKPLKNLYIIASKDFVVDTKKRKELEISTYFYKKDSFLSQKYIDKSFEYFDYYKKIFGFLPYPVFNIVEIPYPGGYSMATMSVIGEPIINKDFVLNESLGHEIVHQWFGNYVYSPKIGNWVEGLTTYYSDMLYAKNRGEGSKYRKNILIKYDSYVNKDNEITLADFEYKTYEDKNAVGYGKGAFFFYMLSNYIGEKDFNKGVRELLKKYRFKEATFNDLKKIFSEVSNKDLEDFFLQWVYRKGAFDFHLRNIKLSFEDERYKTSFDLVSNEYDIDLPVWVCSKKECKKFLIDSKKTKHSLYTDFAPVKIVVDREYQVFRKLQSFEIPPVISEVLGSENLIVICDDKKKYKSILKLFKNVKSSKDVDYSVMEKSDLFILGRTPFLKKFAIDFKKEGDSKVEVFRNPLNERRFVLVFDGDRNLQRNIRLLKHLGKYSVVVFEGKNFKRYIKPSQKGAEYHLDGATNIVKVDVKDDFDNLIDNIKDSKVIFVGENHTLYSNHVNQLKIIKALYESGKKVAIGMEMFQQPFQKYLDLFIDGKISEKEMLKKTEYFKRWKYDYNLYRPIILYAKKHRIKIVALNVRKEISKKVAKEGIDALTKKEMKELPKSMDFTNLVYRQYMRQIYEAHAKKSFKNFENFFYAQVLWDETMADNIANFLKSHPDFQMVVLAGNGHLRFGYGIPDRIKRRGVKDYKIVLQNDKLKPKIADFILYPPHIDLPKEKKLGVYLKDDKTLVVDKVSKDSAASKAGLKKGDEIVQIDEKSVKNLADLRLELIFIKKCAQLKIKRDGKIVKKKICFEEEK is encoded by the coding sequence ATGAGAGTGTTTATATTTCTGTTTTTGCCAGTTTTCATATGGGCTTCAGTGTGCAGATACGAGCTTGATATTAAGTTTGAAAATGGCAAAATTTTTGGAAAAGCTTTTTTGGACTTTAACAAATCTATAGAGTTAGATCCTACAAAAGCCAAGATAAGTAGTATAAAAAACGGTAGTTTGTTATTGAGCGACTATCCAAAATATTTAAAAACTTCAAAAAAGCCTTTAGAAATAGAGTTTAGTTATAAAACTAGACCGATAATGGGCACATTGATGCTTCTTGATAGTTGGTATCCGAAAGTTGAGAAAAGATGTACTTATAATGTAAAAGTCGATTTTGGCAAATATATCCCGATAATGCAATATACTTCAAAAAAAGAGGATCGATTCGTTTTTGACAAACCTTTAAAAAACCTATATATCATAGCTTCCAAAGATTTTGTAGTCGATACCAAAAAGAGAAAAGAGCTTGAGATCTCCACATATTTTTATAAAAAAGACTCTTTTTTGAGTCAAAAATATATCGATAAAAGTTTTGAGTATTTTGACTACTATAAAAAGATTTTCGGATTTTTGCCATATCCTGTTTTTAATATAGTAGAGATTCCTTACCCTGGCGGCTACTCTATGGCTACGATGAGTGTAATAGGAGAGCCGATTATCAACAAAGATTTTGTATTGAACGAGTCGTTGGGACACGAGATAGTCCATCAGTGGTTCGGAAACTATGTTTACTCTCCAAAAATCGGTAACTGGGTAGAGGGGCTTACCACCTACTATTCTGATATGCTTTATGCCAAAAATAGAGGCGAAGGATCGAAATATAGAAAAAATATACTCATCAAATACGACTCTTACGTAAATAAAGATAACGAAATAACGCTAGCCGATTTCGAATATAAAACTTATGAGGATAAAAATGCGGTAGGTTACGGAAAAGGGGCTTTCTTTTTTTATATGTTATCAAACTATATAGGCGAAAAAGATTTTAACAAAGGAGTTAGAGAGCTTTTAAAAAAGTATAGATTCAAAGAGGCTACTTTTAACGACCTAAAAAAAATCTTTTCAGAAGTCTCTAACAAAGATTTAGAGGACTTTTTTTTGCAGTGGGTATATAGAAAAGGCGCATTTGACTTTCATCTAAGAAACATCAAACTCTCTTTTGAGGATGAACGATATAAAACCAGTTTTGATCTGGTTTCAAATGAGTATGATATAGATTTGCCGGTTTGGGTATGCTCTAAAAAGGAGTGTAAAAAGTTTTTGATAGATTCTAAAAAGACAAAACACTCTTTATATACGGATTTTGCTCCTGTAAAAATAGTTGTGGATAGAGAGTATCAAGTTTTTAGGAAACTTCAATCTTTTGAGATACCGCCGGTAATATCCGAAGTTTTAGGAAGCGAAAATCTTATAGTGATATGTGACGATAAGAAAAAGTATAAATCGATTCTGAAACTTTTCAAAAACGTTAAAAGTTCTAAAGATGTTGATTATAGTGTGATGGAAAAGAGCGATCTGTTTATATTGGGGAGAACTCCTTTTTTAAAAAAGTTTGCTATAGATTTTAAAAAAGAGGGGGACTCTAAAGTCGAAGTTTTTAGAAATCCTTTAAATGAACGGAGATTTGTTTTAGTTTTTGACGGCGATAGAAATCTCCAAAGAAATATCAGACTCTTAAAACATCTTGGAAAATACTCCGTAGTGGTTTTTGAAGGAAAAAATTTTAAAAGATATATCAAGCCTTCTCAAAAGGGTGCAGAGTATCATCTTGATGGAGCCACCAATATAGTCAAAGTGGACGTAAAAGACGATTTTGATAATCTTATAGATAATATAAAAGATTCAAAAGTTATTTTTGTAGGAGAAAATCATACTCTATATTCCAACCACGTAAATCAGTTAAAGATCATTAAAGCTCTTTATGAATCCGGCAAAAAAGTGGCTATCGGTATGGAGATGTTCCAACAACCGTTTCAAAAGTATCTAGATCTGTTTATCGATGGCAAAATAAGCGAAAAAGAGATGCTGAAAAAAACCGAGTATTTTAAAAGATGGAAGTATGATTACAATCTATATAGACCTATTATCTTATACGCTAAAAAGCACAGGATCAAGATTGTAGCTTTAAACGTAAGAAAAGAGATAAGTAAAAAGGTGGCTAAAGAGGGTATAGACGCTCTTACAAAAAAAGAGATGAAAGAACTTCCCAAATCAATGGATTTTACAAATCTGGTTTATAGACAGTATATGAGACAGATTTATGAAGCTCACGCAAAAAAGAGTTTTAAAAATTTTGAAAACTTTTTTTACGCTCAAGTACTTTGGGATGAGACGATGGCCGATAATATTGCAAATTTTTTAAAATCCCACCCCGATTTTCAGATGGTGGTTTTAGCCGGAAACGGGCATCTTAGGTTTGGTTATGGGATACCAGATAGGATAAAAAGAAGAGGAGTCAAAGACTATAAGATAGTTTTGCAAAATGACAAACTAAAACCGAAAATTGCCGATTTTATCCTCTATCCGCCTCATATTGATCTTCCAAAAGAGAAGAAACTAGGAGTCTATCTAAAAGATGATAAAACATTGGTAGTAGATAAAGTCTCAAAAGATTCCGCCGCATCCAAAGCAGGTCTTAAGAAAGGGGATGAAATAGTTCAGATTGATGAGAAGAGTGTAAAAAATCTAGCCGATTTGAGACTAGAGTTGATTTTTATTAAAAAGTGTGCGCAACTTAAGATAAAAAGAGACGGTAAAATTGTAAAGAAAAAAATCTGTTTTGAGGAAGAAAAATGA
- a CDS encoding HesA/MoeB/ThiF family protein, which produces MQEYFKRQIQLWGEEVQVSLQDKKVAVIGCGGLGSSVGIALGASGIGELYLVDFDEVSVHNIHRQIAFKVEDEGKYKSEVLAKLIEDRCPYVKARAFTESFTEFKKRSFEYDLIIDCTDNLHSRAEIDEFSKESGVPWIYGSVEEFNGQVCFFEKSSFKAFKVTDRTPAGIAAPIVMLVASFEANLAIRYLAGLSVKKDRLFYLYFNSDGDFIVQKFEMPK; this is translated from the coding sequence ATGCAAGAATATTTTAAAAGACAGATACAGCTTTGGGGAGAGGAAGTTCAGGTTTCATTGCAAGATAAAAAAGTTGCGGTTATAGGCTGCGGTGGACTTGGAAGTTCCGTTGGTATTGCTCTTGGCGCAAGCGGGATTGGAGAGTTATATCTTGTAGATTTTGATGAAGTTTCAGTTCACAATATACACAGGCAGATAGCTTTTAAAGTAGAAGATGAAGGTAAGTACAAATCCGAAGTCTTGGCAAAACTTATAGAAGATAGATGCCCTTATGTAAAGGCTAGAGCGTTTACGGAAAGTTTTACTGAATTTAAAAAGAGATCTTTTGAGTATGACTTGATTATCGACTGTACCGACAATCTTCACTCAAGAGCCGAAATTGACGAGTTTAGCAAAGAGAGTGGAGTTCCTTGGATTTATGGAAGTGTAGAAGAGTTCAACGGCCAGGTATGTTTTTTTGAAAAGAGCAGTTTCAAAGCTTTCAAAGTAACTGATAGAACTCCGGCGGGGATTGCAGCACCTATAGTTATGTTGGTAGCATCTTTCGAGGCAAATTTGGCCATAAGGTATCTTGCAGGACTTAGTGTTAAAAAAGATAGACTATTTTATCTATATTTTAATTCTGATGGAGATTTTATAGTCCAGAAGTTCGAAATGCCAAAATAG
- a CDS encoding carbon-nitrogen hydrolase family protein, whose amino-acid sequence MKVAVLQTAYLGMSSNRLDYYLRACKLKDVKLLLLGEYVLNRFFKELEKTPLSMIKEQSLHQIKNLKELAKKYELTIVAPLVTIQKEKAYKNVAIFFPKKTQYYLQQILIDYKHWNEKKFFANPTDCLKPPITFMIDGVKFGVIGGFELHFNYFFDQFSKKNVDVVLLPTVSTFESNQRWREILKTRAYLGNHYILRANRIGEYLDKKTKWNFYGESMCVDPNGKIESILTDKEELLICDIDKEYIKECKKAWGFRATVNGRTICE is encoded by the coding sequence ATGAAAGTAGCGGTACTACAAACGGCCTATCTTGGAATGAGCTCGAATAGATTGGACTACTACCTTAGAGCGTGTAAACTAAAAGATGTAAAACTTTTGTTGCTTGGCGAGTATGTTTTAAATAGATTTTTTAAAGAGCTTGAAAAGACTCCGCTAAGTATGATCAAAGAACAGAGTTTGCACCAGATAAAAAATTTAAAAGAGTTGGCGAAAAAATATGAACTTACTATTGTTGCACCGCTTGTTACGATTCAAAAGGAAAAAGCTTACAAAAATGTAGCTATATTTTTTCCTAAAAAGACTCAATATTATCTTCAGCAAATACTTATAGATTATAAACACTGGAACGAAAAAAAGTTTTTTGCAAATCCTACAGACTGTTTAAAACCTCCCATTACTTTTATGATAGATGGCGTAAAGTTTGGCGTAATAGGTGGATTTGAACTTCATTTTAATTACTTTTTCGATCAGTTCTCTAAAAAAAACGTGGATGTAGTACTTCTTCCTACTGTTTCTACTTTCGAATCCAATCAAAGATGGAGAGAGATTTTAAAAACCAGGGCATATCTTGGAAATCATTATATTTTAAGAGCAAATAGAATAGGAGAATATTTAGATAAAAAAACAAAATGGAACTTTTATGGCGAGAGTATGTGTGTTGATCCAAACGGAAAAATAGAGTCGATTCTTACCGATAAAGAGGAGCTGCTTATCTGTGATATCGATAAAGAATATATAAAGGAGTGTAAAAAAGCTTGGGGGTTTAGAGCAACTGTGAACGGTAGAACGATATGCGAATAA
- the xseB gene encoding exodeoxyribonuclease VII small subunit has product MTSKEFEEKIEYAKKMLESLMNPEITLAESVKLYKEGIKALKEAQELLENAKLEIEEVEKETQNGE; this is encoded by the coding sequence ATGACAAGTAAAGAGTTTGAAGAAAAAATTGAGTATGCAAAAAAAATGTTAGAGTCTTTGATGAATCCCGAAATCACGCTTGCTGAAAGCGTTAAACTTTATAAAGAGGGTATTAAAGCTTTAAAAGAGGCGCAAGAGCTCCTTGAAAACGCGAAGCTTGAGATTGAAGAGGTTGAAAAAGAGACGCAAAACGGTGAGTAA
- the metX gene encoding homoserine O-acetyltransferase MetX has protein sequence MEITTKKAKFTNPLYLESGRILEPYEIVYETYGELNEEKSNAILVCHALSGSHHAAGRYEGDRKPGWWDSLIGDGKAVDTTKFFVICTNVIGSCFGSTGPLSPMYPDNKPYRFKFPVVTIKDMVKAQRILLSKLGIDKIHAVIGGSMGGMQALRFAVDFPGLAKHIISLAATHATRPWVIAFNKVAQEAILRDPLFKDGNYEPEELKEQGLSGLAIGRMAGHISFLSHYSMDRKFGRAYVANEGLYELFGRFEVERYLEYNGYNFSKWFDPLSYLYITKAINIFDLSRGFDSLEEALEVVRSKLYLIGFEKDILFLPEEMKEIKEAMDKVGKCELAEYYEVKSDYGHDSFLVEVDKFSDYINAIIEEKI, from the coding sequence TTGGAAATAACTACAAAAAAAGCTAAATTTACAAATCCACTATATTTAGAGAGCGGAAGGATCTTAGAGCCTTATGAGATTGTTTATGAAACTTATGGTGAACTAAACGAAGAAAAAAGCAATGCAATCTTGGTCTGTCATGCTCTTAGCGGTTCTCATCATGCCGCAGGAAGATATGAGGGAGATAGAAAACCTGGATGGTGGGATTCATTAATAGGCGACGGCAAAGCAGTAGATACTACAAAGTTTTTCGTTATCTGTACAAACGTAATAGGAAGCTGCTTTGGCTCTACTGGGCCTTTGTCACCTATGTATCCCGATAACAAACCTTATAGATTCAAATTTCCCGTAGTAACTATTAAAGATATGGTAAAAGCTCAACGCATACTTCTTTCCAAACTTGGAATCGATAAAATTCACGCAGTAATCGGCGGATCGATGGGAGGTATGCAAGCGCTTAGATTTGCGGTTGATTTCCCGGGGTTGGCAAAACATATCATCTCTTTAGCGGCCACTCACGCAACAAGACCTTGGGTTATAGCTTTCAATAAAGTAGCTCAAGAAGCAATTTTAAGAGACCCTTTGTTTAAAGATGGAAACTATGAACCTGAAGAACTAAAAGAGCAAGGATTAAGCGGACTTGCTATAGGAAGAATGGCCGGACATATAAGTTTTTTGAGTCACTACTCAATGGATAGAAAATTTGGCAGAGCTTATGTGGCTAATGAAGGTTTATACGAGCTTTTTGGAAGATTCGAAGTAGAAAGATATCTAGAATATAACGGTTACAACTTCTCTAAATGGTTTGATCCGCTAAGTTATCTTTATATAACCAAGGCGATTAATATTTTCGATTTAAGTCGAGGTTTTGACTCTTTGGAAGAGGCATTAGAAGTTGTCAGATCAAAACTTTATCTTATAGGTTTTGAAAAAGATATACTCTTTTTGCCAGAAGAGATGAAAGAGATTAAAGAAGCTATGGATAAGGTTGGCAAGTGTGAACTTGCTGAGTATTATGAAGTAAAAAGCGATTATGGTCATGACTCCTTTTTGGTTGAAGTAGATAAGTTCAGTGACTATATAAACGCGATAATCGAGGAAAAGATATGA
- the guaB gene encoding IMP dehydrogenase: MRIRKRALTFEDVLLVPKHSKVLPKEVDIRTRLTKNVTLNIPLVSAAMDTVTEHRAAIAMARLGGIGIIHKNMDIESQVLEIKRVKKSESGVIIDPIFVHPEATLEDAEKLMSEYKISGVPVVDQHKKLLGILTNRDMRFERDYTKKVSEVMTKAPLVTAKQGTTLEEAAEIMHKHKIEKLPIVDDEGYLKGLITIKDIKKRIEYPNANKDAYGRLRVGAAIGVNQLERARALVEAGVDVLVLDSAHGHSQGIIDTLKAIKDTLEIDVIAGNVATAEATADLIEAGADAVKVGIGPGSICTTRIVAGVGVPQISAIDECAQVAMEYDVPIIADGGIKYSGDVAKALAVGASSVMIGSLLAGTEESPGEVVMYQGRQYKTYRGMGSIGAMTKGSTDRYFQEGTAADKLVPEGIEGMVPYRGKISNVVHQLIGGLRSSMGYVGAKDIKNFQERAEFVEITSAGLKESHVHDVTITKEAPNYHV; encoded by the coding sequence ATGAGAATCAGAAAAAGAGCCTTAACTTTTGAAGATGTACTTTTGGTTCCCAAACATTCAAAAGTTTTGCCTAAAGAGGTAGATATTAGAACTAGACTTACTAAAAATGTAACTTTAAATATACCTTTGGTTTCCGCTGCTATGGATACTGTAACAGAGCATAGAGCGGCGATTGCTATGGCAAGACTAGGGGGTATAGGAATAATTCATAAAAATATGGATATAGAGTCACAAGTTTTAGAGATAAAAAGAGTTAAAAAAAGCGAGAGCGGAGTTATCATAGATCCTATCTTTGTACATCCTGAAGCTACTTTAGAAGATGCGGAAAAATTGATGAGCGAGTATAAAATAAGCGGCGTTCCCGTAGTTGATCAGCACAAAAAACTTTTAGGAATTTTAACTAACAGGGATATGAGATTTGAGAGAGACTATACGAAAAAAGTTAGTGAAGTGATGACTAAAGCTCCTCTTGTGACTGCGAAACAGGGAACCACTCTTGAAGAGGCTGCTGAAATTATGCATAAACATAAAATAGAAAAATTACCTATTGTTGATGATGAAGGATATCTAAAAGGACTTATCACTATCAAAGATATTAAAAAACGGATCGAGTATCCAAACGCCAATAAAGATGCTTACGGAAGATTAAGAGTTGGAGCGGCTATAGGAGTAAATCAGCTTGAACGTGCTCGTGCTTTGGTTGAAGCGGGAGTTGACGTTTTAGTTTTAGATTCGGCTCACGGACATTCTCAAGGAATTATCGATACTCTAAAAGCCATAAAAGATACTTTAGAGATAGATGTTATTGCTGGAAACGTAGCTACTGCGGAGGCTACGGCCGACTTGATTGAAGCTGGGGCTGATGCTGTAAAAGTTGGAATAGGTCCGGGTAGTATATGTACTACAAGAATCGTAGCTGGAGTTGGTGTTCCTCAAATAAGCGCTATTGACGAGTGTGCCCAGGTTGCTATGGAGTATGATGTTCCTATAATTGCTGATGGCGGTATAAAATATTCGGGAGATGTGGCCAAAGCTTTGGCTGTTGGGGCTAGTTCGGTTATGATAGGAAGTTTATTAGCTGGAACCGAAGAGAGTCCTGGAGAAGTAGTAATGTATCAGGGACGACAATATAAGACATACAGAGGGATGGGAAGTATAGGCGCTATGACGAAAGGAAGTACTGATAGATATTTTCAAGAAGGAACCGCTGCTGATAAACTTGTTCCTGAGGGTATAGAGGGAATGGTTCCTTACAGAGGAAAAATTTCCAACGTAGTACACCAGCTTATTGGTGGTCTTAGATCATCTATGGGTTATGTAGGTGCTAAGGATATAAAAAATTTTCAAGAGAGAGCAGAATTTGTTGAGATCACTTCAGCCGGTCTGAAAGAGTCTCATGTTCACGATGTAACTATCACAAAAGAGGCGCCAAACTATCATGTATAA
- the gatA gene encoding Asp-tRNA(Asn)/Glu-tRNA(Gln) amidotransferase subunit GatA: MITLKEALRLNKDELKELKKDLVEKIEETRDINAYIDVKEAGEGIPIAIKDNIQVEGWSITCASKILQGYVAPYNATVVEKLKSSGLSPFGRTNMDEFAMGSSTETSFYGKTLNPKDHSRVPGGSSGGSAAAVAAGVAIAALGSDTGGSIRQPAAFCGIVGMKPTYGRVSRYGLAAYGSSLDQIGPMTQNVEDAALLYDIIAGYDPKDSTSAQIEHIPVAPNLNPNRKMKIGIVPNYIKDASDEVQKAYDKAIEALKREGHTIVEVSLMDAKYDIAAYYITAMAEASTNLSRYDGVRYGFRAEAKSLKEMYQKTRTEGFGDEVKRRILLGTFVLSSGYYDAYYIKAQKVRYLIKDEYKKVFEEVDLILSPVAPTVAFEFGSKKSPLEMYLSDVYTIGVNLAGLPAISLPVDETKEGLPVGLQLIGKHFDEQSVFDGAMSLERALK, translated from the coding sequence TTGATTACTTTAAAAGAGGCTTTGCGGTTAAATAAAGATGAACTAAAAGAACTTAAAAAAGATTTGGTTGAAAAAATTGAAGAGACCAGAGATATAAATGCATATATTGATGTAAAAGAAGCAGGAGAGGGTATTCCTATAGCTATAAAAGATAATATTCAGGTAGAGGGATGGAGTATCACTTGTGCAAGTAAAATCTTGCAAGGATATGTTGCTCCTTATAACGCCACAGTTGTAGAAAAGTTAAAAAGTTCCGGACTTTCGCCATTTGGTAGGACAAATATGGATGAGTTTGCTATGGGAAGTTCTACAGAAACCAGTTTTTACGGAAAAACTCTAAATCCGAAAGATCACTCTAGAGTACCTGGAGGAAGTAGTGGTGGAAGTGCCGCTGCAGTAGCTGCCGGAGTGGCTATTGCCGCTCTTGGAAGCGATACTGGAGGAAGTATACGCCAACCTGCTGCTTTTTGTGGAATCGTAGGTATGAAACCTACTTACGGAAGAGTTAGCAGATATGGTCTTGCCGCATACGGTAGTAGTTTAGATCAGATAGGTCCTATGACTCAAAATGTTGAAGATGCCGCTCTTCTTTATGACATAATAGCGGGATATGATCCAAAAGACAGCACAAGTGCTCAGATAGAGCATATTCCGGTAGCGCCAAATTTAAATCCTAACAGAAAAATGAAAATAGGTATTGTTCCGAACTATATTAAAGATGCGAGCGATGAAGTTCAAAAGGCGTATGATAAAGCAATAGAAGCTTTAAAAAGAGAGGGACATACAATAGTTGAAGTCTCTTTAATGGATGCAAAATACGACATTGCGGCATATTACATTACCGCAATGGCGGAAGCTAGTACTAATCTTAGTAGATATGACGGGGTTAGATACGGATTTAGAGCCGAAGCAAAAAGTTTAAAAGAGATGTATCAAAAAACTAGAACCGAAGGTTTTGGAGACGAGGTAAAAAGAAGAATCCTTCTTGGAACATTTGTACTATCTAGCGGCTATTACGATGCTTACTACATAAAAGCGCAAAAAGTAAGATACTTGATAAAAGATGAGTATAAAAAAGTTTTTGAAGAGGTAGATCTTATACTATCACCAGTTGCTCCAACTGTTGCTTTTGAGTTTGGAAGTAAAAAGAGTCCTCTTGAGATGTATCTTAGCGACGTATATACTATAGGGGTCAATCTTGCTGGACTCCCTGCTATAAGTTTGCCTGTTGACGAAACTAAAGAAGGGCTTCCTGTTGGGCTTCAACTAATAGGAAAACATTTTGACGAGCAGTCTGTTTTTGATGGCGCTATGAGTTTGGAAAGAGCGTTGAAATAG